One Triticum dicoccoides isolate Atlit2015 ecotype Zavitan chromosome 5B, WEW_v2.0, whole genome shotgun sequence genomic window carries:
- the LOC119311411 gene encoding enoyl-CoA hydratase 2, peroxisomal-like isoform X1, whose amino-acid sequence MATNGRPAASVDPDVALAYKFPEASFAYDERDVALYALGVGACGADAVDDKELHLVHHRDGQRHIKAIPTFVSLFPNKNSNGRGIINVPGIHFDASLLLHGQQYIEIYKPIPSCASVVNKVKVAGLHDKGKATILEIETTTSLKDSGEVLCMNRSTIFLRGAGGFSDSSRPYSYTTYPANQISRISIPNSTPSAVYEDQTQQSQALLYRLSGDYNPLHSDPMVAQVAGFTRPILHGLCTLGFAARAVIKSFCHGDPAAVRNIFGRFLLHVYPGETLVTEMWVDGQRVQYQTKAKERDRAVLSGYVLLKHIPSSLHGRSSDAENGGGRL is encoded by the exons GGACGTGGCGCTGTACGCGCTCGGCGTGGGGGCCTGCGGCGCGGACGCCGTCGACGACAAGGAGCTCCACCTCGTGCACCACAGGGACGGCCAGCGCCATATCAAG GCGATTCCTACCTTTGTGTCTTTATTTCCTAACAAGAACAGCAATGGGCGTGGAATTATTAATGTGCCTGGCATTCA CTTCGATGCAAGCCTTCTATTGCACGGTCAACAATACATAGAGATCTACAAGCCAATTCCTTCATGTGCCAGT GTTGTAAACAAGGTTAAGGTAGCTGGTTTGCATGACAAAG GGAAAGCAACTATTCTCGAGATCGAAACTACCACCAGTCTCAAAGATTCTGGCGAAGTGTTATGTATGAACAG GAGTACTATTTTCTTGCGTGGCGCTGGAGGATTTTCCGACTCTTCCCGGCCATACTCGTATACGACTTATCCTGCCAACCAGATTTCTCGCATTTCTATTCCAAATTCCACACCTTCTGCGGTGTATGAAGACCAGACGCAACAATCCCAG GCACTCTTATACAGGTTATCTGGTGATTATAATCCTTTGCATTCAGACCCTATGGTTGCACAGGTTGCAGG GTTCACCCGTCCGATACTGCACGGCCTCTGCACCCTGGGGTTCGCGGCCCGGGCGGTCATCAAGTCGTTCTGCCACGGGGACCCTGCGGCGGTGCGAAACATCTTTGGCCGGTTTCTGCTGCACGTCTACCCCGGCGAGACGCTGGTCACCGAGATGTGGGTCGACGGCCAGAG GGTGCAGTACCAGACCAAGGCGAAAGAGCGTGACCGCGCCGTGCTTTCCGGATACGTGCTGCTCAAACACATCCCCTCATCATT GCATGGCAGGTCTTCGGATGCAGAAAATGGAGGAGGCCGGCTGTAG
- the LOC119311411 gene encoding enoyl-CoA hydratase 2, peroxisomal-like isoform X2 — protein MATNGRPAASVDPDVALAYKFPEASFAYDERDVALYALGVGACGADAVDDKELHLVHHRDGQRHIKAIPTFVSLFPNKNSNGRGIINVPGIHFDASLLLHGQQYIEIYKPIPSCASVVNKVKVAGLHDKGKATILEIETTTSLKDSGEVLCMNRSTIFLRGAGGFSDSSRPYSYTTYPANQISRISIPNSTPSAVYEDQTQQSQALLYRLSGDYNPLHSDPMVAQVAGFTRPILHGLCTLGFAARAVIKSFCHGDPAAVRNIFGRFLLHVYPGETLVTEMWVDGQRVQYQTKAKERDRAVLSGYVLLKHIPSSLSSDAENGGGRL, from the exons GGACGTGGCGCTGTACGCGCTCGGCGTGGGGGCCTGCGGCGCGGACGCCGTCGACGACAAGGAGCTCCACCTCGTGCACCACAGGGACGGCCAGCGCCATATCAAG GCGATTCCTACCTTTGTGTCTTTATTTCCTAACAAGAACAGCAATGGGCGTGGAATTATTAATGTGCCTGGCATTCA CTTCGATGCAAGCCTTCTATTGCACGGTCAACAATACATAGAGATCTACAAGCCAATTCCTTCATGTGCCAGT GTTGTAAACAAGGTTAAGGTAGCTGGTTTGCATGACAAAG GGAAAGCAACTATTCTCGAGATCGAAACTACCACCAGTCTCAAAGATTCTGGCGAAGTGTTATGTATGAACAG GAGTACTATTTTCTTGCGTGGCGCTGGAGGATTTTCCGACTCTTCCCGGCCATACTCGTATACGACTTATCCTGCCAACCAGATTTCTCGCATTTCTATTCCAAATTCCACACCTTCTGCGGTGTATGAAGACCAGACGCAACAATCCCAG GCACTCTTATACAGGTTATCTGGTGATTATAATCCTTTGCATTCAGACCCTATGGTTGCACAGGTTGCAGG GTTCACCCGTCCGATACTGCACGGCCTCTGCACCCTGGGGTTCGCGGCCCGGGCGGTCATCAAGTCGTTCTGCCACGGGGACCCTGCGGCGGTGCGAAACATCTTTGGCCGGTTTCTGCTGCACGTCTACCCCGGCGAGACGCTGGTCACCGAGATGTGGGTCGACGGCCAGAG GGTGCAGTACCAGACCAAGGCGAAAGAGCGTGACCGCGCCGTGCTTTCCGGATACGTGCTGCTCAAACACATCCCCTCATCATT GTCTTCGGATGCAGAAAATGGAGGAGGCCGGCTGTAG
- the LOC119311411 gene encoding enoyl-CoA hydratase 2, peroxisomal-like isoform X3 has protein sequence MATNGRPAASVDPDVALAYKFPEASFAYDERDVALYALGVGACGADAVDDKELHLVHHRDGQRHIKAIPTFVSLFPNKNSNGRGIINVPGIHFDASLLLHGQQYIEIYKPIPSCASVVNKVKVAGLHDKGKATILEIETTTSLKDSGEVLCMNRSTIFLRGAGGFSDSSRPYSYTTYPANQISRISIPNSTPSAVYEDQTQQSQALLYRLSGDYNPLHSDPMVAQVAGFTRPILHGLCTLGFAARAVIKSFCHGDPAAVRNIFGRFLLHVYPGETLVTEMWVDGQRVQYQTKAKERDRAVLSGYVLLKHIPSSL, from the exons GGACGTGGCGCTGTACGCGCTCGGCGTGGGGGCCTGCGGCGCGGACGCCGTCGACGACAAGGAGCTCCACCTCGTGCACCACAGGGACGGCCAGCGCCATATCAAG GCGATTCCTACCTTTGTGTCTTTATTTCCTAACAAGAACAGCAATGGGCGTGGAATTATTAATGTGCCTGGCATTCA CTTCGATGCAAGCCTTCTATTGCACGGTCAACAATACATAGAGATCTACAAGCCAATTCCTTCATGTGCCAGT GTTGTAAACAAGGTTAAGGTAGCTGGTTTGCATGACAAAG GGAAAGCAACTATTCTCGAGATCGAAACTACCACCAGTCTCAAAGATTCTGGCGAAGTGTTATGTATGAACAG GAGTACTATTTTCTTGCGTGGCGCTGGAGGATTTTCCGACTCTTCCCGGCCATACTCGTATACGACTTATCCTGCCAACCAGATTTCTCGCATTTCTATTCCAAATTCCACACCTTCTGCGGTGTATGAAGACCAGACGCAACAATCCCAG GCACTCTTATACAGGTTATCTGGTGATTATAATCCTTTGCATTCAGACCCTATGGTTGCACAGGTTGCAGG GTTCACCCGTCCGATACTGCACGGCCTCTGCACCCTGGGGTTCGCGGCCCGGGCGGTCATCAAGTCGTTCTGCCACGGGGACCCTGCGGCGGTGCGAAACATCTTTGGCCGGTTTCTGCTGCACGTCTACCCCGGCGAGACGCTGGTCACCGAGATGTGGGTCGACGGCCAGAG GGTGCAGTACCAGACCAAGGCGAAAGAGCGTGACCGCGCCGTGCTTTCCGGATACGTGCTGCTCAAACACATCCCCTCATCATTGTAA